In Francisella hispaniensis FSC454, the following proteins share a genomic window:
- the nadS gene encoding NadS family protein produces MSAFKDIKDGLLEAIEHSKGNKKVNPRLTKFDDIDIKALRHKLNLSQQEFAEKFYISLRTLQNWEQKIKSPTGASLVLLKVIEKNPLAVEQALHNSY; encoded by the coding sequence ATGAGTGCATTTAAAGATATTAAAGATGGTTTGTTAGAAGCTATCGAACATTCAAAAGGAAATAAAAAAGTAAACCCAAGACTTACTAAATTTGATGATATAGATATAAAAGCATTAAGACACAAATTAAATCTATCACAACAAGAGTTTGCTGAGAAATTTTATATAAGTCTTAGGACTTTACAAAACTGGGAACAAAAAATTAAATCTCCAACTGGAGCAAGTCTAGTACTTTTAAAAGTAATAGAAAAAAATCCTTTAGCTGTTGAACAAGCTTTACATAATTCGTATTAG
- a CDS encoding type II toxin-antitoxin system RelE/ParE family toxin encodes MITIAELPTYIRKIEKKLSEDEQDDLKKFLAINPLAGDVIEGTGGLRKLRWSVGNKGKSGGVRVIYYFYNEILPLYLITAFMKNEKVNLTKAERNELAKLVEILKKSAR; translated from the coding sequence ATGATAACAATAGCAGAGTTACCAACTTATATAAGAAAAATAGAAAAAAAGCTAAGTGAAGATGAGCAAGATGACTTAAAAAAATTCTTAGCAATTAATCCGTTGGCTGGAGATGTTATTGAGGGTACTGGTGGGCTTAGAAAACTAAGATGGTCTGTAGGTAATAAAGGTAAAAGTGGGGGAGTAAGAGTAATATATTATTTTTATAATGAGATATTACCTCTTTATCTAATAACCGCTTTTATGAAAAATGAAAAGGTTAATCTAACTAAAGCAGAAAGAAATGAATTAGCAAAACTAGTTGAAATATTAAAGAAAAGTGCGAGGTGA